One window of Medicago truncatula cultivar Jemalong A17 chromosome 2, MtrunA17r5.0-ANR, whole genome shotgun sequence genomic DNA carries:
- the LOC120578405 gene encoding LOW QUALITY PROTEIN: putative pentatricopeptide repeat-containing protein At3g15200 (The sequence of the model RefSeq protein was modified relative to this genomic sequence to represent the inferred CDS: substituted 1 base at 1 genomic stop codon), with protein sequence ILTTLYNNLQTPRNPHSPLSFLKILETHHQRFLHSHHDSPSQASFIQNLLKFRRDKPTEQIERALNLTGIHPDNNLVLEVFQRHRSDWKPAFIFFKWVSKTNNYTPSCEVYNEIINILRKLKCFEELHQVLDEMSQRKEFINEETFSILIRRFVAAHKVEEAINIFYRREEFGLDNELDSEAFRTLLMWMCRYKHIEEAETLFHRNLNKFGFCRDIKTWNVILNGWCVLGNTHEAKRLWKDIIAYKCKPDIFTYATFIKAMTKKGKLGTALKLFNRMWKEESCKPDVVICNCVIDGLGFKKRIPEALQVFHDMKEWGCLPNVATYNSLIKHLCKIRRMEKVYELIEDMERRRGDCLPNGVTYSYLLQSLKASEEVPTVLERMERIGCAMSDDICNLVLRLYMKXDDLDGLRKTWDEMERNGLGPDRRSYTIMIHGHYENGRAKDAIRYFREMTSKGIVPEPITEKLVISMNGQLKERIEKQGVEVEASNV encoded by the coding sequence ATTCTCACAACCTTGTACAACAATCTCCAAACACCTCGGAACCCACATTCCCCTCTTAGTTTCCTCAAAATCCTCGAAACTCATCATCAACGATTCCTTCACTCACACCATGATTCACCATCACAAGCTTCGTTCATCCAAAACCTTCTCAAATTCCGCAGAGACAAACCCACAGAACAAATCGAACGAGCTCTTAACCTCACTGGAATTCACCCCGACAACAACCTTGTCCTCGAAGTTTTTCAACGGCATCGTTCCGATTGGAAACCAGCGTTTATATTCTTCAAATGGGTCTCCAAAACCAACAACTACACACCCAGTTGCGAAGTGTACAACGAGATTATCAACATTCTCCGTAAATTGAAGTGTTTCGAAGAGTTACACCAAGTGCTTGATGAAATGTCGCAAAGAAAAGAATTTATTAATGAAGAAacattttccattttaattCGTAGATTTGTGGCTGCACATAAAGTGGAGGAAGCTATTAACATTTTCTACAGAAGGGAAGAGTTTGGATTGGATAATGAGCTTGATTCGGAAGCTTTTCGGACTCTTTTGATGTGGATGTGTAGATACAAGCATATTGAAGAAGCTGAAACTTTGTTTCATAGGAATTTGAATAAGTTTGGGTTTTGTCGTGATATAAAGACGTGGAACGTGATTCTTAATGGTTGGTGTGTTTTAGGGAATACACATGAAGCGAAGAGGTTGTGGAAAGATATAATTGCATATAAATGTAAGCCTGATATTTTCACATATGCAACTTTTATTAAGGCGATGACTAAGAAAGGGAAATTGGGAACTGCTTTAAAGTTGTTCAACAGAATGTGGAAAGAGGAGAGTTGTAAACCTGATGTTGTGATATGCAATTGTGTGATTGATGGTCTTGGTTTTAAGAAAAGGATTCCTGAGGCATTGCAGGTTTTTCATGATATGAAGGAATGGGGTTGTTTACCGAATGTAGCTACTTATAATTCGCTGATTAAGCATCTTTGTAAGATAAGGCGAATGGAGAAGGTTTATGAATTGATAGAGGATATGGAGAGGAGGAGGGGGGATTGTTTGCCTAATGGTGTTACTTATAGTTACTTGCTACAGTCGTTGAAGGCATCGGAAGAAGTTCCCACAGTTTTGGAGAGGATGGAGAGGATTGGATGTGCAATGAGCGATGATATCTGCAATTTGGTCTTGAGATTgtatatgaaatgagatgacCTTGATGGATTGAGAAAAACATGGGATGAAATGGAGAGGAATGGATTGGGACCGGACCGACGATCGTATACCATTATGATTCATGGACACTATGAAAATGGGAGGGCAAAAGATGCTATACGTTATTTCCGGGAGATGACATCTAAAGGGATAGTGCCGGAGCCAATAACTGAGAAACTAGTGATTTCCATGAACGGTCAGTTGAAGGAGAGAATAGAAAAACAAGGAGTTGAAGTAGAGGCATCTAATGTTTGA